In Rhipicephalus microplus isolate Deutch F79 chromosome 7, USDA_Rmic, whole genome shotgun sequence, one genomic interval encodes:
- the LOC119180181 gene encoding tissue factor pathway inhibitor-like, with product MAVIKVMKHSNGPIMADTSEKEAVPARDTEWIVLQPFLLSWREHRLFRLKVQQSASFHWMKAGATKSFSVSSSMLLLAFANCSPTMAVVATKTTSSLTKNASTNVKWSLRMFRVLPTFADPCRDPLGPERCKEGVENRYYYDVDAGHCKETGFGFCSGHWDSFIGLEECKTRCEDVCTRPMDPGVCHSKQRRFYYNREENRCLPFIYTGCRGNGNRFHTQAMCHKMCRRGCD from the exons ATGGCCGTGATCAAAGTCATGAAGCACAGTAACGGCCCCATCATGGCGGACACGTCGGAAAAGGAAGCAGTGCCCGCCAGGGACAC GGAATGGATTGTCCTACAGCCATTCTTGTTATCCTGGCGGGAGCACAGATTATTTCGGCTCAAGGTGCAG CAAAGTGCAAGCTTCCACTGGATGAAGGCCGGTGCGACGAAAAGCTTCAGCGTTTCTTCTTCAATGCTACTTCTGGCTTTTGCGAATTGTTCACCTACAATGGCTGTGGTGGCAACGAAAACAACTTCGTCACTTACCAAGAATGCATCGACGAATGTCAAA TGGAGTTTGCGAATGTTCCGAGTGCTACCAACGTTCGCAGACCCCTGTCGCGATCCTCTCGGTCCGGAACGGTGCAAAGAAGGAGTCGAAAACCGTTATTACTACGACGTGGATGCGGGCCACTGCAAGGAAACAGGGTTCGGCTTCTGTTCGGGTCACTGGGACAGCTTCATCGGTCTCGAGGAATGCAAAACGCGCTGCGAAG ACGTTTGTACAAGACCGATGGATCCAGGTGTTTGCCACTCAAAACAGCGCCGGTTCTACTACAACCGAGAAGAAAACCGTTGCCTACCGTTCATATACACAGGTTGCCGTGGAAACGGCAACCGGTTCCACACACAAGCCATGTGCCACAAGATGTGCCGTC GGGGTTGCGACTGA